GGTAACCACTCAAGCGTCGTGATGACAACCATGAAGAATAATGCAGAAATTAATGCATGTTTTTTTGTCCACTGTGCTTTAAAGTATGCCGTCACTACGGATACTGCAATTAAGGTGATGAGTAAGAAAATATACAATAACGTACGACTTGTGTCTGCTTTCGTTAATTGAAAACGGAAAAAGACTAAGTCAAACAGTACGACTACTATGATCAGCATCTGCACCCAATTCCATAATGTTAGCGTACGGAACATATTCACGCCAAATTGATGGACGGTTAAATAAGCAAAGAAGCCCATCTGTGCAACTACACTCATTGTAAATCCTAAGAAAATCATCCATAAGAAAGCACCAAGAAATTGCCATATCTCGCCTGCTTGTAAGTATCCATAGAAAAAGTCCCAACGTACAATTAGACCGACAACCGCTGTAATCGCTCCGCCAATTGCCATTGCGCGCAAGAAAAATTTAACCCAATTTCGTATTGTCACAGTACTGTTCCCCTTTTTATCATGTCCATCCTAGTGTATCAACGATCGACGAAAAAATCTATTTCATTGAACGATTCATGCATATTCCTTCTTATATTGTGAACAATAAATGAAAATACAAGTGGAAGGTTGAGTGGAATGAAAAAATTTGCAGTTCTTTTTCTATTCCTTCTATTCCTTACGGGTTGCAGTGGAGGTCATCAGGCAGCACCAAGCTATGATGAAATGAAAAAGATGATGACAGATGCAATCCAAACGGAAGACGGAAAAAAGGCACTCCGTAAATTGATGACTGATCCTGAGTTCAGGGAGCTATTAGTACTCGAACAGCCCGAAGTCAAGCAGAGTATTGAGAATGTATTGCTTTCTAAAGAAGGTGAACGTTTTTGGAAAACGGCTTTTGAAGACCCTAAATTCACGGAGTCCATTGCAAAAAGCATGAAAAAACAACAAGCGGATATCATGAAAGATTTGATGGGAGATGCTTCTTTTCAAAAAGAAATGGAGAAGTTTTTTGGTCAACCAGACATGATGAAACAGATGGAGAACATCGTGAATTCAGCTACGCTCAAGAAAGAAATGGAGAAGGCCATAGAGGACACAATGAATAGCCCCCTCATGCAAGCGAAGTGGCAAGAACTAATTATGAAGGCTGGTAAAGGTACTGCAGAAGAATCCTCTAAGGAGGAGGGGGGCGGCAAAGAAGAAAAAACAGACGAAGAAGGCAAGTAATCCTTTCTTCGTCTGTTACATTTTATTTTTGCGTTTTCTCGATTACTGTATCGGCAACGTCTAAATAGATTTTTCCTATCGGATGATCTTCTGCATAGACGGAAGGTGCAAAATCCGTTTCATTCCAGTCAGGCTGACCGAGAGGGATTTGACCTAATAATTCCGTACGCAGTTCTTCAGAAAGACGAATACCGCCGCCTTGTCCAAAGACATACTCTTTCTCACCTGTTGCTTTCGATGCGAACCAAGACATGTTTTCAATCACACCGAGCAACTCATGTTCAGTCTGTAACGCCATTGCCCCTGCACGTGCTGCAACGAATGCTGCGGTTGGGTGTGGAGTAGTAACGACAATTTCTTTTGAAGTTGGAATCATTTGGTGAATATCAAGCGCCACGTCACCTGTTCCTGGTGGTAAGTCAAGCAACAAGTAATCCAATTCGCCCCAGTCCACGTCGCGGAAGAACTGATCCAACACTTTCCCAAGCATAGGTCCACGCCATACAACGGGTGCGTTATCTTCAACGAAGAAGCCCATTGATATCACTTTGACACCAAAACGTTCCACTGGTATGATACGATTTTCCTTGACTTCAGGCATAGCAGTAATACCCATCATATCGGGAACACTGAATCCATAAATATCTGCATCGATCAACCCAACTTTTTTGCCGCGTCTAGCTAAAGCTACTGCTAAGTTGACGGACACCGTAGACTTTCCTACGCCGCCTTTACCAGATGCAATCGAGATAAACTCAATATTGGATAAAGGCGATAAGATATCTTGAGTTACTGCTTCCGTTTCTGTACCACGGAATTGTTCTAACACCTCTTTAGGTAGCTCTTCAAATCGAATGCCCACCGAGTCGGCTCCTGCTTCTTTCAACGTTTCGACTATTTTTGATTGTAGCGTCAATTGCTCTCCGGTATTCACTTTCGCAATCGCGATTTTAACACTGACATGTTCTTTCTCCGGTTTAATGGTTACACCCACAATACCATTCGTTTCTGCCAATGTTTTATGTAAAAACGGATCTTCCAATGCGCCAATCAGTTCACGGACTTGTTGTTCATTAATCACATGTAACACTCCTAACTGAATTCATTCACTCCCTTTCAGTATATCATATTCCCTATTCACTAAAACGTCATATGCTTCATTGTTCTTCAGCAAGTTGATATTTCACAATTCCATCTACAATGGCTGCAGCCACTTTTTTCTGATACGATTTCTTTGCCAATAGTTTTCTTTCTTCCGGATTGGATAAGAATCCTGTTTCCACCAACACAGCCGGCACTGGCACTTTTTTCAATAAATAGACCCCCGTGATTTTCATGGCCTCTCGCTCTGTATTTTTCAACTGATCACGCAACTCATTTTGTATGGATGTCGCCAGTTGCTTACCTTCCGGATGACCACCTGGATGATAGAACACTTGCGCCCCTCTCCAGCGTTCTTCAGGAATTGCGTTAACATGTACGCTAATAAATAGATCTGGCTTAGACTCTATTGCCATGCTTTCACGTAGTTTCAGGTCTGCGAACTTCCTGCTACGCATTGAAGTAAACGTCTCGGATGGTGCATGTTCCGCTACTGCGTCGCCGCTTTTCTCCCTCGTCATTTCTACAGTTGCACCTTTTTTCTTCAATAGTTTACTCACTTCATGAGAGATGTTCAATGTAATATCTTTTTCAATGAGTTCACCTGCCGAAGCACCTCCGTCTTCCCCGCCATGTCCAGGATCAATGAGAATACTTACCCCACCGAGTTCTGAGGGCAGAAAGAAGCCACGATCAGATGCTTTGACTCCGTATAACACTCCACCTAACGAGAAAAATATTAGCAACCCTGCCACAAGCCACTTTTTCATACAGACACCGCCTTTTTCTTTCACTATACGCTTGGTCTTTTAAGGTTATGTCTACGTAGTAGATGATAACCATTTAGAGTTATATAAAGTGAAGATCACTTTGCTTACGCAATAGAATTTCAAAGGTAAAGGTATCAATGCACCGCGTTCCAGGCGGATGCGTTCAGGAAAGCCCCCGGAGATCTTATCTTCCCTGAGTCACCGCCCACAACGACGTACAGCTTTTAAACGTGTAATTGAAGTGTTATAAGCACACACTACGTTACTACGCAACAAATGAGACACTCTACGGAAGAATGCAAACACAAAAAAGCTGTCATAAGAAGATTTTCACTTCTTACGACAGCTTTGGTTTTACAAATTATTTTGTTTCTCCTTCCCAAGCTAACATGCCGCCTACCATGTTTGTTACATCGAATCCTTCGTCTGCCATCAGCTCTTGCGCGCGACCACTTCTGCCGCCTGAACGGCATACGAGGATGTAAGGCGTTTCAGTATTTAAGTCATGCATTGCAACAGGTAGGTCACCAAGCGCGATGTGTTGCGCACCTGGAATAATGCCTTCTGCTACTTCGTTGTCTTCACGTACATCGATGATATTCAGTTCTTTACCGTTTTCTAGTTGCTCTTGTACTTCTTTTGCAGTTAATTCCTTTAAGGTCATGAGTAGTATCCTCCAAAGTGTTTAATGTACCCTTATTCTATCTTGCAGAGTTAAGCATTGTCTATTGAAATGAACTAATTAGTGCTGTTGTAATTCTTTCATAGTATGCCCACGGTTTTCCCATAATCTAGTTGTCTCGGCTAATTCAACAATTGCCGGGATATAGCGCTCGGATTCTTTAATAGGCAGTTCCAACCCGGATATAAATAATGAAAGTTCCGTCATGAAGTCACCGCCACTGACTTGCAAATTATATACTAGTTCGGATACTTCTTCGTCTACATCCAATTGATCACCGAAGTCCTGTTTTAGCATATCCTTGACTATTGACTGCTCTGATGTTTCTTGAAAATATTCTTCGTCAATGAATCGCAGTAATTCATCTTTTTCTGGTACATAATACGGCTTACCGGCTGCATTTCGTTTTAGGATTTCTGTTTCATCCTCTTCGCTAGTCGCTTCAGCTACAAATTCGTTGGATTGAATATAAACGAAACTCCCCTCTAGTTCTGCTTTTACTTGCTCTGACTGCAAGAAATTTTCCACTTCATTCAGTAAAACCTTTTCTTCATTTTGGTCATTGTAGATCTCAATTACTTTTTCAATAGGTACAATCCCATACAGATTCGTGCACGCCACAATATATTTCAGTACTAATTCTTCATTCATTGTATACACGCCTTTCAATTACTCTGATATATTTTCTATGTATTCTTTCTGTATTGTATCAAATTTGTCTATCGTGTGTTCTAGTCAACGGTAATCTAAATCACTTATGAAGATTTCATAATATACTATACCAACTAGAAAATTCGGGAGGAATAGTATGGGTGCTATAAATGGTAAAGAGTTTGTACGTAGAATAAATGAGCAGAACGCTGAGATTTGGCTGGATGGACAACAATTGAATGGACCTATCTCTGAACATCCGGCTTTTAAAGGGCTTATAGAAACAAAGGCTTCTCTATATGATTTACAGCTGTCACCCACACATAAGTCTCTAATGACATATGTTTCGCCAGTCACAAATGAGCAAATTGGACTTTCTTACTTACAGCCCAAAACCAAAGCGGATTTACGGAAACGCAGAGTCATGACAGAAGAATGGGCTAGACTTTCTTGCGGCTTACTTGGCAGGAGTCCTGATTACCTGAATACGGTGATCATGAGCTTTGCCTCTTCTTCTCCCCATTTGCTCGGCAAGGAAAACTGCTATCCAGAACATATTCAAGCCCTGTATGAACGAGCACGTGAAGAGGACTTATCTTTTACTCACACTTTCATTGCGCCACAGGTCAATCGATCTCTAAGTGCCTTTCATACGTCGGATGAACCGGTCTCCGCGAAAATTGTAGGCAAGACATCGGAAGGGCTTATTATTAAAGGAGCAAAGCTACTTGCAACACAGGGTGGCTTGACGGATGAGGTATTGGTATTTAGCACGCCCTCGTTTCTTGGGGATCCTGACGAAGCTTTCGCCTTTTCAATTCCTTCCGATACAGAAGGTTTGCGCTTTCTTTGTAGAGAATCATTTGTAGGTGGGAGTTCAACATTTAATTACCCACTGAGTTCAAGGTTTGAAGAGATGGATGCTGTAGTTGTTTTCGATAATGTTCTCGTCCCGTGGGAACGTGTATTCTTTCATCACAATGCCGAAGTAGCATCAGAGTTTTTTTCTATGAGTTCGTTCCACCCGTTTGCCACACATCAAGTCATTACGAGACAGATCGTCAAAACGGAGTTCATGCTGAATTTAGCAGAACAGCTCGTCCAAACGATTAATATAGCGGAATATCTTCACATTCAAGAAAAACTGTCTGAAATAATTATTGGACTTGAAACCATGAAGGCATTACGAGATAAATCGGAGGCTGATGCGGTATTCGACCAATGGGGATATATGTGTCCAAGTGCCATACCACTTCAAGTAGCCAGCAATATTTTCCCGAAAGTCTACCCGCGTTTCAGTGAGATCATTCAGCTGATTGGAGCCAGCGGGATGGTTGCGTTACCTACGGATAAGGATTTCCAGTCGACTATTCAACCTGATCTAGCAAAATACTTACAAGGAGCTACAAAAACCGCGATAGAACGTGTACAACTGTTTCGATTGGCTTGGGATTTAACGATGAGTTCTTTCGGCACAAGACAAACACAATATGAACGGTATTTCTTCGGAGATCCAGTGCGCTTATCAGGTCATCTGTACCGATCCTATCCTAAAGATGCAGGGCAGGAAATGATACGTCGTTTACTTTCAGATTAAGTATGATGTCAGCAATTCACCTAAACTATTCAGACACATATCTATTACAGGTAGTTCACTAACGACATCAAGACTCACATTTTCTTTTATCAAAAGTTACCGAATAACACAATGCCCCTAGGCCAGATTATATAGCCTAGGGGCGTTGTATTATCTAACAGGTATTTCTTGAAAGTCAATGCGAATGAATTTACCTGTTTCAGCTGAATAGGTGACACTCACAATCACACCGAACTCCCGCCCTTCCTCTTTTAACCAGAGCTGAAACTTCTCCACACTGGTAACTTGCTTTGAGTCGGTTGCGAGATGCAAATAATCCTTGATATCTGCATGAGGATATTTGAGCATCGTTTGCTTGATAGCGAGTCTTGACCATTTGGCATATGCCGGTACTTCCACTTTACTAAATGCAGTAAATGGCGGATCACCAATGCCCGAGCCACTTGTCAATAAAACGCCAAGTGCCAAACTTATTTTCGCAAAGATGGCGCACACCTCCTTCAAGAATAGCATGCGCTGTTTATAGTCAATCAATTCTAAAAATAAATATCACAAAAGTTATCTGATGTTTTTCTTGTTTAGGTTGTCATCGTCTGCTCTTCCTGCACACCAGGCCACATTTGTTTTGTATACGCCATATCCCAGAACATATACTCGTAACGAGTCGTATTAAGGAAAATTTCCTCTAATCTAAGTAATTCTGATTCAGGTTTTCCTTCTGCAGTTTCATCCATTAATTCTAAGCACCAAGTAGCCAACTCTCCGAAATCTTCTGATGAGTACATGCGAACCCAGTCACCATACAAAGGATGATTCAACGCTCCCGGCAACTCAGCCAGCTCTTTGCCGATCTCCCAATAGCTCCACGCACACGGCAATAATGCAGCGACAACTTCCGCTAACGAACCGTTTTGACTGACATGCAGCATATAGTGCGTATATGCCAGGACAATTGGAGACGGCTTTGCATTCTCAAGTTCTTCTTCTGTAATGCCAAAACGAGCTGCGTATTTACGATGAAGCTCCATTTCTGTGTTTAATGTACCGTTAAGCAACGCAGCGAATTTCCCCATCATCTCGACGTCGGTCGCTTTCATCGTGCCTACAGCAAACACTTTCGCATAGTCAATTAAATACAAATAGTCTTGCACCATATAAAAACGAAACTTCTCTTGATCTAGCGCGCCACTGCCAATCTCCTGAACAAATGGGTGGCTATGATTCTGTCTCCAAATCGGTAATGTCTTCTCTAACAAACGCTCAGTGAACTTCATGTATACTCTCCCCTTTTTCGTAGTAAATGAAAAAACCACTTCTTGACCAGAAGTGGCGGAGAGACATCACAGAGCACGAAAATAGGCTACGTAACATCAGCACCACTTCCTTACGCCGGTATGAACCGGATCAAGTTAAAGGGTTAAAGCAAAATGCTTCTCTCAGCTCCGTAGAGCACCCCTAGCGGTAACGACTATTTCATTTGTATATCCATTGTAGACATATCTTGTCAGAGGAGTCAAACAAATTGAGATTATTTTGACAAGAGACACGAAGTATTCATTTATTATTCTAGATGATCTTTTAGCTTTTTCTGAACATCTTCTTCTATCTTTTTCACGCGTTCTTCTTTTAGCTTACGTCTTGGTTTAGGATGAAACCATTCAATTTCACCATTAATAAAAGTTCCTTTAAACTCTTCACCCTGAATCTTCAATTTAAATATCTGAAGTGGTCGGGCTTGATTGCTGCTAATCGAACGTTCGATTTCAATATTATCCGCTTCATTCCGAATCCCTTGCTCAGATAACAACTCCAACACTTTATCCTCTATGGCAATTATTTCTTCTTCACCGACATCTTGCTTGGGATGTGGATGGAGCCAATGAATTTCACCATCGTGATAGTCACCCTTATACTTACGACCTTCCAAGATGAGCTTAAACTGAATTCGCTCGTAATGCCTGTCTTCAAAAACCTTTTCCGCTTCAAAGTCGTCTACCACAGGAACCACCTCCAAAAATAGTATCAAGTCTTTTATCTACAGAATAGCTCATCTTACTTCATCCACTACTACTAATTCAAGTGATCTAGCCCGAACTTTTATTTCCCAGTCGTTCAAATTCATTTATAAATTCCTCTTCAAAAAAGTTAATTTAAATA
This window of the Sporosarcina ureae genome carries:
- a CDS encoding KinB-signaling pathway activation protein → MTIRNWVKFFLRAMAIGGAITAVVGLIVRWDFFYGYLQAGEIWQFLGAFLWMIFLGFTMSVVAQMGFFAYLTVHQFGVNMFRTLTLWNWVQMLIIVVVLFDLVFFRFQLTKADTSRTLLYIFLLITLIAVSVVTAYFKAQWTKKHALISALFFMVVITTLEWLPALMVTSGNKDEWVTILLFPLLAVNAYQLLILPKYNKQSDVDKAKLDQRRTERKNAKKQASKSKKS
- the gerD gene encoding spore germination lipoprotein GerD translates to MKKFAVLFLFLLFLTGCSGGHQAAPSYDEMKKMMTDAIQTEDGKKALRKLMTDPEFRELLVLEQPEVKQSIENVLLSKEGERFWKTAFEDPKFTESIAKSMKKQQADIMKDLMGDASFQKEMEKFFGQPDMMKQMENIVNSATLKKEMEKAIEDTMNSPLMQAKWQELIMKAGKGTAEESSKEEGGGKEEKTDEEGK
- a CDS encoding Mrp/NBP35 family ATP-binding protein; translation: MINEQQVRELIGALEDPFLHKTLAETNGIVGVTIKPEKEHVSVKIAIAKVNTGEQLTLQSKIVETLKEAGADSVGIRFEELPKEVLEQFRGTETEAVTQDILSPLSNIEFISIASGKGGVGKSTVSVNLAVALARRGKKVGLIDADIYGFSVPDMMGITAMPEVKENRIIPVERFGVKVISMGFFVEDNAPVVWRGPMLGKVLDQFFRDVDWGELDYLLLDLPPGTGDVALDIHQMIPTSKEIVVTTPHPTAAFVAARAGAMALQTEHELLGVIENMSWFASKATGEKEYVFGQGGGIRLSEELRTELLGQIPLGQPDWNETDFAPSVYAEDHPIGKIYLDVADTVIEKTQK
- a CDS encoding N-acetylmuramoyl-L-alanine amidase, which translates into the protein MKKWLVAGLLIFFSLGGVLYGVKASDRGFFLPSELGGVSILIDPGHGGEDGGASAGELIEKDITLNISHEVSKLLKKKGATVEMTREKSGDAVAEHAPSETFTSMRSRKFADLKLRESMAIESKPDLFISVHVNAIPEERWRGAQVFYHPGGHPEGKQLATSIQNELRDQLKNTEREAMKITGVYLLKKVPVPAVLVETGFLSNPEERKLLAKKSYQKKVAAAIVDGIVKYQLAEEQ
- a CDS encoding rhodanese-like domain-containing protein is translated as MTLKELTAKEVQEQLENGKELNIIDVREDNEVAEGIIPGAQHIALGDLPVAMHDLNTETPYILVCRSGGRSGRAQELMADEGFDVTNMVGGMLAWEGETK
- the hpaB gene encoding 4-hydroxyphenylacetate 3-monooxygenase, oxygenase component encodes the protein MGAINGKEFVRRINEQNAEIWLDGQQLNGPISEHPAFKGLIETKASLYDLQLSPTHKSLMTYVSPVTNEQIGLSYLQPKTKADLRKRRVMTEEWARLSCGLLGRSPDYLNTVIMSFASSSPHLLGKENCYPEHIQALYERAREEDLSFTHTFIAPQVNRSLSAFHTSDEPVSAKIVGKTSEGLIIKGAKLLATQGGLTDEVLVFSTPSFLGDPDEAFAFSIPSDTEGLRFLCRESFVGGSSTFNYPLSSRFEEMDAVVVFDNVLVPWERVFFHHNAEVASEFFSMSSFHPFATHQVITRQIVKTEFMLNLAEQLVQTINIAEYLHIQEKLSEIIIGLETMKALRDKSEADAVFDQWGYMCPSAIPLQVASNIFPKVYPRFSEIIQLIGASGMVALPTDKDFQSTIQPDLAKYLQGATKTAIERVQLFRLAWDLTMSSFGTRQTQYERYFFGDPVRLSGHLYRSYPKDAGQEMIRRLLSD
- a CDS encoding DUF3889 domain-containing protein, whose amino-acid sequence is MCAIFAKISLALGVLLTSGSGIGDPPFTAFSKVEVPAYAKWSRLAIKQTMLKYPHADIKDYLHLATDSKQVTSVEKFQLWLKEEGREFGVIVSVTYSAETGKFIRIDFQEIPVR
- the tenA gene encoding thiaminase II, producing MKFTERLLEKTLPIWRQNHSHPFVQEIGSGALDQEKFRFYMVQDYLYLIDYAKVFAVGTMKATDVEMMGKFAALLNGTLNTEMELHRKYAARFGITEEELENAKPSPIVLAYTHYMLHVSQNGSLAEVVAALLPCAWSYWEIGKELAELPGALNHPLYGDWVRMYSSEDFGELATWCLELMDETAEGKPESELLRLEEIFLNTTRYEYMFWDMAYTKQMWPGVQEEQTMTT
- a CDS encoding HicA family toxin-antitoxin system; its protein translation is MVDDFEAEKVFEDRHYERIQFKLILEGRKYKGDYHDGEIHWLHPHPKQDVGEEEIIAIEDKVLELLSEQGIRNEADNIEIERSISSNQARPLQIFKLKIQGEEFKGTFINGEIEWFHPKPRRKLKEERVKKIEEDVQKKLKDHLE